One genomic window of Pseudomonas aeruginosa includes the following:
- a CDS encoding aspartate aminotransferase family protein: MHVATSVIEDQPLRATPAEGETLYEFSQSPLLERQSRQESNARSYPRRIPLALKKARGLLVEDVEGRTFIDCLAGAGTLALGHNHPVVIEAIRQVLADELPLHTLDLTTPVKDQFVQDLFGLLPPALAAEAKIQFCGPTGTDAVEAALKLVRTATGRSTILSFQGGYHGMSQGALGLMGNLGPKKPLGAVLSTGVQFLPYPYDYRCPFGLGGEAGVKANLHYLENLLNDPEGGVQLPAAVIVEVVQGEGGVVPADLDWLRGLRRITEQAGVALIVDEIQSGFARTGRMFAFEHAGIVPDVVVLSKAIGGSLPLAVVVYREWLDKWQPGAHAGTFRGNQMAMAAGSAVMRYLKEHDLAAHAAAMGERLAEHLRILQRDYPQLGDIRGRGLMLGVEIVDPQGEADALGHPPTDGALASRVQRECLRRGLILELGGRHGSVVRFLPPLIIGAEQIDEVARRFARALGAALAG; the protein is encoded by the coding sequence ATGCACGTCGCCACCAGCGTCATCGAAGACCAGCCGCTCCGCGCCACCCCGGCGGAGGGCGAAACGCTCTACGAGTTCTCCCAGTCGCCCTTGCTGGAACGGCAAAGCCGCCAGGAGTCCAACGCGCGCAGCTATCCGCGGCGGATTCCGCTGGCGCTGAAGAAGGCCAGGGGGCTGCTGGTGGAGGACGTCGAGGGGCGTACCTTCATCGATTGCCTGGCCGGCGCCGGCACCCTGGCGCTGGGGCACAACCATCCGGTGGTGATCGAGGCGATCCGCCAGGTTCTGGCCGACGAGCTGCCGCTGCACACCCTCGACCTGACCACCCCGGTGAAGGACCAGTTCGTCCAGGACCTGTTCGGCCTGCTGCCGCCGGCGCTGGCCGCCGAGGCGAAGATCCAGTTCTGCGGCCCGACCGGCACCGACGCGGTGGAAGCCGCGCTGAAACTGGTACGCACCGCCACCGGGCGCAGCACCATCCTGTCGTTCCAGGGCGGCTACCACGGCATGAGCCAGGGCGCGCTGGGGCTGATGGGCAATCTCGGACCGAAGAAGCCGCTGGGCGCGGTGCTCAGCACGGGCGTGCAGTTCCTGCCGTATCCCTACGATTACCGTTGCCCGTTCGGTCTCGGCGGCGAGGCGGGGGTCAAGGCGAACCTGCACTACCTGGAGAACCTGCTGAACGATCCGGAAGGCGGCGTGCAGTTGCCGGCGGCGGTGATCGTCGAGGTGGTCCAGGGCGAGGGCGGCGTGGTCCCGGCCGATCTCGACTGGCTGCGCGGCTTGCGGCGGATCACCGAGCAGGCCGGGGTGGCGCTGATCGTCGACGAGATCCAGAGCGGCTTCGCCCGTACCGGCAGGATGTTCGCCTTCGAGCACGCCGGCATCGTCCCCGACGTGGTGGTGCTGTCCAAGGCCATCGGCGGCAGCCTGCCGCTGGCGGTGGTGGTCTACCGCGAATGGCTGGACAAATGGCAGCCCGGCGCCCACGCCGGCACCTTCCGCGGCAACCAGATGGCCATGGCCGCCGGTTCGGCGGTGATGCGCTACCTGAAGGAACACGACCTGGCGGCCCACGCGGCGGCCATGGGCGAGCGCCTGGCCGAGCACCTGCGCATCCTCCAGCGCGACTATCCGCAACTGGGCGATATCCGCGGTCGGGGGCTGATGCTCGGGGTCGAGATCGTCGACCCGCAGGGCGAGGCGGATGCCCTCGGTCATCCGCCGACCGACGGCGCCCTGGCCTCGCGGGTCCAGCGCGAGTGCCTGAGGCGCGGCCTGATCCTCGAACTGGGCGGCCGCCACGGCAGCGTGGTGCGCTTCCTGCCGCCGCTGATCATCGGCGCCGAACAGATCGACGAGGTGGCCCGGCGTTTCGCCCGCGCCCTCGGCGCGGCGCTGGCCGGCTAA
- a CDS encoding PQQ-dependent sugar dehydrogenase — protein sequence MASLHSLRPVALALGLALAGCNQGSQNDPQQQTGANPALPEPKHFLLPPMKVPEGVGWSGEAKPTVAQGLKIEKIADGLQHPRQLLVLPNGDVLVVEANSPGTAPVTTPKQLIAGMVKGKSGKAGKGGNRITLLRRAGAGGQWQKYVFLEGLDSPFGVQRVGDYLYVANTGNIMRYRYVPGETRVADPGMEFTDLPDTINHHWTKALLASPDGRKLYVGVGSNSNITENGAAIEYRRAAILEVDVASRGSRIYASGLRNPTGLQWEPVSGKLWTIVNERDEIGNDLVPDYLTSVREGGFYGWPYSYFGQHLDSRVKPQRPDLVAKAIVPDYALGSHVAALGLFFYTGDELPERYRNGAFVSEHGSWNRSPVSGFQVVHVPFADGKPAGAPQPVVTGFVSADEKQLFGAPVGLAQAADGALLIADDVGNAIWRVSAAGAD from the coding sequence ATGGCTAGCCTCCACTCGCTGCGTCCCGTCGCGCTTGCCCTCGGCCTGGCCCTGGCCGGCTGCAACCAGGGGTCGCAGAACGATCCGCAGCAGCAGACCGGCGCCAATCCGGCGCTTCCGGAACCGAAGCACTTCCTCCTGCCGCCGATGAAGGTACCGGAAGGCGTGGGCTGGTCGGGAGAGGCCAAGCCGACGGTGGCCCAGGGCCTGAAGATCGAGAAGATCGCCGATGGCCTGCAACACCCTCGCCAGTTGCTGGTCTTGCCCAACGGCGATGTGCTGGTGGTGGAGGCCAACTCGCCCGGCACCGCGCCGGTGACCACGCCGAAGCAACTCATCGCGGGGATGGTCAAGGGGAAGTCCGGCAAGGCCGGCAAGGGCGGCAACCGCATCACCCTGCTGCGCCGAGCCGGCGCCGGAGGCCAGTGGCAGAAGTACGTGTTCCTGGAAGGGCTGGACTCGCCGTTCGGCGTGCAGCGGGTGGGGGATTACCTGTATGTCGCCAATACCGGGAATATCATGCGCTACCGCTACGTGCCGGGTGAAACCCGGGTCGCCGACCCGGGGATGGAGTTCACCGACCTGCCGGACACCATCAACCACCACTGGACCAAGGCGCTGCTAGCCAGTCCCGACGGGCGCAAGCTCTACGTGGGCGTCGGTTCGAACAGCAACATCACCGAGAACGGCGCGGCGATCGAATACCGTCGCGCGGCGATTCTCGAGGTGGACGTCGCCAGCCGCGGCAGCCGCATCTACGCCTCCGGCCTGCGCAACCCGACCGGCCTGCAGTGGGAACCGGTCTCCGGCAAGCTGTGGACCATCGTCAACGAGCGCGACGAGATCGGCAACGACCTGGTCCCGGACTACCTGACCTCGGTACGGGAGGGCGGCTTCTACGGCTGGCCCTACAGCTACTTCGGCCAGCACCTGGATTCGCGGGTGAAGCCGCAGCGTCCCGACCTGGTGGCGAAGGCCATCGTCCCCGACTACGCGCTGGGTTCCCACGTGGCCGCGCTGGGCCTGTTCTTCTACACCGGCGACGAGTTGCCCGAGCGCTATCGCAACGGCGCCTTCGTCAGCGAGCACGGCAGTTGGAACCGCTCGCCGGTCAGCGGCTTCCAGGTGGTCCATGTGCCGTTCGCCGACGGCAAGCCCGCCGGTGCGCCGCAGCCGGTGGTGACCGGGTTCGTCTCCGCGGACGAGAAGCAGTTGTTCGGCGCGCCGGTGGGGTTGGCGCAGGCGGCCGACGGCGCGTTGCTGATCGCCGACGACGTCGGCAATGCGATCTGGCGGGTGAGCGCCGCGGGCGCCGACTAG
- a CDS encoding metal ABC transporter ATP-binding protein, which translates to MTVAERLCATPCGPAIEFAGIDLSLGGSRILDGVRLRVEAGSVHALVGPNGGGKSSLVKTLLGQMPHRGELRLEWPGAPGCIGYVPQALEFDRGLPLTVDDFMAAMCQRRPAFLGLSRSRRPTIDAALERVGMLAKRGRRMGALSGGERQRVLLAQGLVPPPQLLVLDEPMSALDEGGIQVFERLLLDWRQAGVTVLWIEHDLEAVGRLADRVSGLNRHLLFDGPAASSLTPERLLTLFSTQPRKNAEASR; encoded by the coding sequence ATGACCGTAGCCGAACGGCTTTGCGCCACGCCTTGCGGGCCGGCCATCGAGTTCGCCGGGATCGACCTGAGCCTCGGCGGCAGCCGCATCCTCGATGGCGTGCGCCTGCGCGTCGAGGCCGGCAGCGTGCACGCGCTGGTCGGGCCGAACGGCGGCGGCAAGAGTTCGCTGGTCAAGACCCTGCTCGGGCAGATGCCGCATCGCGGCGAGCTGCGCCTGGAGTGGCCCGGCGCGCCCGGCTGCATCGGCTACGTGCCGCAGGCGCTGGAGTTCGACCGCGGCCTGCCGCTCACCGTCGACGATTTCATGGCTGCCATGTGCCAGCGCCGTCCGGCCTTCCTCGGCCTGTCGCGCAGCCGGCGCCCGACGATCGACGCGGCCCTGGAACGGGTCGGCATGCTGGCCAAGCGCGGTCGGCGCATGGGCGCCCTCTCCGGCGGCGAGCGCCAGCGCGTGCTGCTGGCCCAGGGCCTGGTACCGCCGCCGCAACTGCTGGTGCTGGACGAACCGATGTCGGCCCTCGACGAGGGCGGCATCCAGGTCTTCGAGCGGCTGCTGCTGGACTGGCGCCAGGCCGGCGTCACCGTGCTCTGGATCGAGCACGACCTGGAGGCCGTCGGCCGCCTCGCCGACCGGGTCAGCGGTCTCAACCGTCACCTGCTGTTCGACGGTCCGGCGGCCAGCAGCCTGACCCCGGAACGCCTGCTCACGCTGTTCTCCACCCAGCCCCGGAAGAACGCGGAGGCCAGCCGATGA
- a CDS encoding metal ABC transporter solute-binding protein, Zn/Mn family: MNLKPHCLALALACAGLAGPLPALAATPAAAQSAPVTVLASLPVTHALAERLLRDTEVKLQRVAPANLPASRQASFFAGRGAGGLAKAAGQADAVIDLRSIWSDDPLYPLARRSNIRIVEIDAARPVDGALPGIALRPGSDLHAYPWLNPTNLGRMADVLASDLERLAPGAAATIQANLATLKKQLLEATASNETRLAKADNLSVISLSERLGYLLAGLNLDPLDVEIQADDGWTETNIQAFAEELKSEDIALVLHHRQPPKPLADAIAASGARLVVVDTEAADPVAGLESDMKAIVEGLLAGQG, from the coding sequence ATGAACCTGAAACCCCATTGCCTCGCCCTGGCCCTGGCTTGCGCCGGACTCGCCGGCCCGCTCCCGGCCCTCGCCGCGACGCCGGCCGCGGCCCAGTCCGCGCCAGTCACGGTACTGGCCAGCCTGCCGGTCACCCACGCCCTCGCCGAACGCCTGCTGCGGGACACCGAGGTCAAGCTGCAACGGGTCGCCCCGGCCAACCTGCCGGCCAGCCGCCAGGCCTCGTTCTTCGCCGGGCGCGGCGCCGGCGGCCTGGCCAAGGCCGCCGGGCAGGCCGACGCGGTGATCGACCTGCGCTCGATCTGGAGCGACGACCCGCTCTACCCGCTGGCCCGCCGTAGCAATATCCGTATCGTCGAGATCGACGCCGCGCGTCCGGTGGACGGCGCCCTGCCCGGCATCGCCCTGCGCCCCGGCAGCGACCTGCATGCCTACCCCTGGCTCAACCCGACCAACCTGGGGCGCATGGCCGATGTCCTCGCCAGCGACCTGGAACGCCTGGCGCCCGGCGCCGCAGCGACCATCCAGGCCAACCTGGCGACGCTGAAGAAGCAATTGCTGGAAGCGACCGCCAGTAACGAGACTCGCCTGGCGAAGGCCGACAACCTCAGCGTGATCAGCCTCTCCGAACGCCTCGGCTACCTGCTCGCCGGGCTCAACCTGGACCCGCTGGACGTGGAGATCCAGGCCGACGACGGCTGGACCGAGACCAATATCCAGGCTTTCGCCGAGGAGCTGAAGAGCGAGGATATCGCCCTGGTCCTGCACCATCGCCAGCCACCCAAGCCCCTCGCCGATGCCATCGCCGCCAGCGGCGCACGCCTGGTAGTGGTGGACACCGAGGCGGCGGACCCGGTGGCCGGCCTGGAAAGCGACATGAAAGCGATAGTCGAAGGGCTGCTGGCCGGTCAAGGCTGA
- a CDS encoding metal ABC transporter permease — translation MNDAYEQLRQAVQAWAAAGYLPETLAYGFVVNALLAGLLIGPVLGGLGTLVVVKRFAFFSEAVGHAALTGVAIGILLGEPYTGPYGSLFGYCLLFGVLLNYLRNRTGLAPDTLIGVFLSVSLALGASLLLVLAGKINVHILENVLFGSVLTVNGHDLAVLAAVAVLVPCLALPLYNRIMLASFNPQLAAVRGVAVKSLDYLFVALVTLVTVAAVKVIGAILVGALLVIPAAAARLVSQSLKGFFWLAVLIATVSTLAGILLPIMFDLPIPSGAAIILVAGLAFGLAAIARGCLPHLKGTPG, via the coding sequence ATGAACGACGCCTACGAACAACTGCGCCAGGCCGTCCAGGCCTGGGCCGCCGCCGGCTACCTGCCGGAGACCCTGGCCTACGGCTTCGTCGTCAACGCGCTCCTCGCCGGCCTGCTGATCGGCCCGGTGCTCGGCGGCCTCGGCACCCTGGTGGTGGTCAAGCGCTTCGCCTTCTTCTCCGAGGCGGTCGGCCACGCCGCGCTCACCGGCGTGGCCATCGGCATCCTCCTCGGCGAGCCCTACACCGGGCCCTACGGCAGCCTGTTCGGCTACTGCCTGCTGTTCGGCGTCCTGCTCAATTACCTGCGCAACCGCACCGGCCTGGCCCCGGACACCCTGATCGGGGTGTTCCTCTCGGTGTCCCTGGCGCTCGGCGCCAGCCTGCTGCTGGTGCTGGCGGGCAAGATCAACGTGCATATCCTCGAGAACGTGCTGTTCGGCTCGGTGCTGACCGTGAACGGCCATGACCTCGCGGTGCTGGCGGCGGTCGCCGTGCTGGTGCCGTGCCTGGCCCTGCCGCTGTACAACCGCATCATGCTGGCCAGCTTCAACCCGCAACTGGCGGCGGTGCGCGGGGTCGCGGTGAAGAGCCTGGACTACCTGTTCGTGGCCCTGGTGACCCTGGTCACCGTCGCCGCGGTGAAAGTGATCGGCGCGATCCTGGTCGGAGCCCTGCTGGTGATCCCGGCGGCGGCGGCGCGCCTGGTCAGCCAGTCGCTGAAAGGGTTCTTCTGGCTGGCGGTGCTGATCGCCACCGTCAGCACGCTGGCCGGTATCCTGTTGCCGATCATGTTCGACCTGCCGATTCCCTCCGGCGCCGCGATCATCCTGGTCGCCGGCCTGGCCTTCGGCCTCGCCGCCATCGCTCGCGGCTGCCTGCCGCACCTGAAAGGAACCCCCGGATGA
- a CDS encoding thioesterase II family protein: MGGTPVRLFCLPYSGASAMTYSRWRRKLPAWLAVRPVELPGRGARMAEPLQTDLASLAQQLARELHDEVRQGPYAMLGHSLGALLACEVLYALRELGCPTPLGFFACGTAAPSRRAEYDRGFAEPKSDAELIADLRDLQGTPEEVLGNRELMSLTLPILRADFLLCGSYRHQRRPPLACPIRTLGGREDKASEEQLLAWAEETRSGFELELFDGGHFFIHQREAEVLAVVERQVEAWRAGQGAAALAVESAAIC; this comes from the coding sequence GTGGGCGGTACGCCCGTACGGCTGTTCTGCCTGCCGTATTCCGGCGCCAGCGCCATGACCTACAGCCGCTGGCGGCGCAAGCTGCCGGCCTGGCTGGCGGTGCGTCCGGTGGAGTTGCCGGGGCGCGGGGCGCGGATGGCCGAGCCGTTGCAGACCGACCTGGCGAGCCTGGCGCAGCAACTGGCGCGCGAGCTGCACGACGAGGTCCGCCAGGGCCCCTACGCGATGCTCGGCCACAGCCTCGGCGCCTTGCTCGCCTGCGAGGTGCTGTATGCCTTGCGCGAACTGGGTTGCCCGACGCCGCTGGGGTTCTTCGCCTGCGGCACCGCGGCGCCGTCGCGACGCGCCGAGTATGACCGCGGTTTCGCCGAACCGAAGAGCGACGCCGAGCTGATCGCCGACCTGCGCGACCTGCAAGGTACGCCGGAAGAGGTGCTGGGCAACCGCGAGCTGATGAGCCTGACCCTGCCGATCCTGCGCGCCGATTTCCTGCTCTGCGGCAGCTATCGTCACCAGCGGCGCCCGCCGCTGGCCTGTCCGATCCGAACGCTTGGCGGCAGGGAGGACAAGGCCAGCGAGGAACAGTTGCTGGCCTGGGCCGAGGAAACCCGCAGCGGTTTCGAACTGGAACTGTTCGACGGCGGGCACTTCTTCATCCATCAGCGCGAGGCCGAGGTGCTGGCGGTCGTCGAGCGCCAGGTCGAGGCCTGGCGCGCGGGGCAGGGCGCCGCGGCGTTGGCGGTGGAGTCGGCGGCGATCTGCTGA
- a CDS encoding metal ABC transporter substrate-binding protein yields MLFSRRSSRPRGLAALLPGRALLAALLLALLAPLAQAEDGKRLRIGITLHPYYSYVSNIVGDKAEVVPLIPAGFNPHAYEPRAEDIKRIGTLDVVVLNGVGHDDFAERMIASSEKPGIPVIEANAKVPLLAATGMAARGAGKVVNPHTFLSISASITQVNTIARELGKLDPANAKAYTRNARAYAKRLRALRADALARLNKAPAADFRVATIHGAYDYLLREFGLEVTAVVEPAHGIEPSPSQLKKTIDQLKALDVKVIFSEIDFPSTYVETIQRESGVKLYSLSHISYGDYSAGKYEEEMARNLDTVVRAIQESGA; encoded by the coding sequence ATGCTGTTCTCCCGTCGCTCATCCCGTCCGCGCGGCCTCGCCGCCCTCCTCCCGGGCCGTGCCCTGCTGGCCGCCCTGCTGCTGGCCCTGCTCGCCCCGCTGGCCCAGGCCGAAGACGGCAAACGCCTGCGCATCGGCATCACCCTGCATCCCTACTACAGCTACGTGAGCAACATCGTCGGCGACAAGGCCGAGGTGGTGCCGCTGATCCCCGCCGGTTTCAACCCGCATGCCTACGAGCCGCGCGCCGAGGACATCAAGCGCATCGGCACGCTTGACGTGGTGGTGCTCAACGGCGTCGGCCACGACGATTTCGCCGAGCGCATGATCGCCTCCAGCGAAAAGCCCGGCATCCCGGTGATCGAGGCGAACGCCAAGGTGCCGCTGCTGGCCGCCACCGGCATGGCCGCGCGCGGCGCCGGCAAGGTGGTCAACCCGCATACCTTCCTGTCCATCAGCGCCTCGATCACCCAGGTCAACACCATCGCCCGCGAACTGGGCAAGCTCGACCCGGCCAACGCCAAGGCCTACACCCGCAACGCCCGGGCCTACGCCAAGCGCCTGCGGGCCCTGCGCGCCGACGCCCTGGCGCGGCTGAACAAGGCCCCGGCCGCCGACTTCCGCGTCGCCACCATCCACGGCGCCTACGACTACCTGCTGCGCGAATTCGGCCTGGAAGTCACCGCCGTGGTCGAGCCGGCCCACGGCATCGAGCCGAGTCCGAGCCAGTTGAAGAAGACCATCGACCAGCTCAAGGCGCTGGACGTGAAGGTGATCTTCTCCGAGATCGACTTCCCCTCCACCTACGTCGAGACCATCCAGCGCGAGTCCGGGGTGAAGCTCTATTCGCTGTCGCACATTTCCTATGGCGACTACAGCGCCGGCAAGTACGAGGAAGAAATGGCGCGCAACCTCGACACCGTGGTCCGCGCCATCCAGGAGTCCGGCGCATGA
- a CDS encoding MbtH family protein, with protein MTSVFDRDDIQFQVVVNHEEQYSIWPEYKEIPQGWRAAGKSGLKKDCLAYIEEVWTDMRPLSLRQHMDKAAG; from the coding sequence ATGACTTCAGTGTTCGACCGTGACGACATCCAGTTCCAGGTAGTGGTCAACCATGAGGAGCAGTATTCCATCTGGCCGGAATACAAGGAGATTCCCCAGGGCTGGCGGGCGGCCGGCAAGAGCGGCCTGAAGAAGGACTGCCTGGCCTACATCGAGGAAGTCTGGACCGACATGCGCCCGCTGAGCCTGCGCCAGCACATGGACAAGGCGGCCGGCTGA